The Chitinophaga niabensis genome segment TATTTGCAAAGTTGGGGTGTACTTTCCAAATAAAAGTTCTTCTATACCAACATCAGATCTTCACCGTATTAAACAACTTGCTGAAATTGGTAGGGCTGATACCTAAATAGGATGCGATATATTTATGGCTTACCAGGTGCAGCAGATGGGCACTTCGCTGGCAGAAGGCTTTATATCTTTCTTCCATGGTCAATGCCTTTAATTCATGATGGCGGTTGATGACCCCTGCCAATACGGCTTCCGTCATCTTCCTGAACAACCTTTCTATCTGCCGGGACTGGTCGAACAGCTTTTGTAAGTCTTCAAACGAGATGTAATCCAGTTCGCTGTCAGTTAAGCAGCTGAGGTAACATTTTGAAGGGATTTGAAATGAAAATGATTCCGGGATAGCGCAGATGTTCGGGGGATAGGTGAAGGCA includes the following:
- a CDS encoding Crp/Fnr family transcriptional regulator; translation: MTQYEYFRLFHNISREDDDLLTAQLQTRSFKKNELIIVPGQTQKELYFVKNGIQMSYFAAEKKPEVIAFTYPPNICAIPESFSFQIPSKCYLSCLTDSELDYISFEDLQKLFDQSRQIERLFRKMTEAVLAGVINRHHELKALTMEERYKAFCQRSAHLLHLVSHKYIASYLGISPTNFSKLFNTVKI